In Patescibacteria group bacterium, the genomic window ATCATAGATATAGCCGGCGTAAAAATTTATTTTCTGCGCTTCCAGCCCCAAAGCGCGCAAGCGCCGGCCGGTTTTTTCACAAAGTTTATGGATGATTTTTAGCAAATATTTTTTATCAGTAGTTTGCCTGGGAAGGCAATAAGAGTGGCCGATGGATTTGGGCGGCGCATCTTCCGGATGTACTCGTGAAATTTCATGGCCATTTACGTTGGCCCAAAGATAATAGCCGCAGCTCCCGAGTTCCCTTTTTATTTTTATCGGATCATAATTTTTAAGCTGGCCTAAATCATTAATCCCGATGGCTTTCAGCCGGCGTTCCATTGCGTTATTAATTCCCCAGGCGTCCTGCAGGTTCCGTCCGGCCAGGATGCTATCCAGGTTATTTTTATCTATTACCAGCAGGCTGTTTTTTGGCGCAATGTCGCCCGCGAATTTAGCTAAAAATTTTGTCCAGGATATGCCAATAGAACATTTCAGCCATTCGCCGACTTCATCTTTAATCCTGGCCCTCACTTCCAGCGCCACCTTTTCCGCCTGTTCATAATTCTTCACCCATCCAGATAAGTCAAGAAACGCTTCATCAATACTATAAGGCTCGAGCGCATCAGAATACTCGGCTAAAATCCTAAATATCTTTTCCGTAGTTGAACGGTATTTAGCTGGTTCGTTTTCTAAAAGCACCAAACCAGGAACCAGCTTAAGTGCGTCCTTCACTCGAAAGCCGGTTTTAATACCCTTGGCCTTGGCTTCTGTCGAGGAAGCGATAATACAGCCGTTTGGCGACAAATAAGCGCAAACTCCGACCGCTTTTCCGCGCAAAAAAGGATTCGCCTGCTGTTCCACCGAGGCAAAATAAGAGTTCATGTCGATGTGGAATATTATCGTGCTCAAATTTGACTTAACCTGAATCATATGTCATATTGGCAAGTCGCAGTATCCCCGTATCAGGGAAATATAGGAAGGGAGGTGATTTTAATGCTCCTTATCACAATAAATTTTTTCCTCGGCTGTTTAGCCGGAGGGGCCGGGGCCTACACTCTCGTAATCGGGCGCTTTGAAGCGTCCGGAGTTTTTAAATCGCCCATTTGGGGATGGGCGTTCCTATTAGCAGGAATTCTAATCCTGATGATAGGATGGAAAAAAATGATAAAAATCAACTAAAAAAGGGGTACTGCGACACCCTTTTAATTTATATTATTCGCAATAACCTCTACTAAGAGGGCAAGAGTTAATCAAATACTATTTTAAGTAAAAATATTATCCTAAACCAAAAGTAAATTACTTGGCTAAAAAAATTACTTTAAATCAGCAATCAATTCTTTGAAACCGGCCGTATTAACCCAATAATTATAAGCGTTCATTTTGAGAAATTTTTTGATTTGCTTTCGTTGAGTAGTTATCTTATCGCCGGAGCCATTGCCACCCAATAAAATATTGGAATATTTTCCGTCTAAAAATGAAATGTAGGATGCTTTATCTCTTTCTTTGAGGCCGATTATTTCAATTAATTCTGAAATCTGTTTATCTTGTCCACCGCCCGAAGTATTCAAATGTTTAGCTTCGCAAATAAAAATTTTATCCTTTGCCTTAATAACAAGATCAAGTCTTTTATTTTGCTTTTTGGTTCTTATTTTTACATTTAAATTCTTTCGCACGTTTTTTAAACTGAATTTGCTTGAAAATTTTACTGCGCAATAATTATTGGCCAAAAAGTCATCCCATGAAAAAACTTCCTTGAAGCCTTCTTTTTCAAGTATATAAATTAGTTTATTTTCGCCGCACTTTCCTTTTTTTCGCGAGGCATTACTGTCCAATATCGCCTGCACCCACTCTTCGGGGGCTATTTCGTTTAACACTCTTTTGGAAAAATATCTTTTAGTAATTCTCTTAAGCAGGCTTACATCATCCTTAATGGAATGCACCCCAAAATTCGGACACCTATTTCCACATAAAGCGGCAATGGTTTAAAATAGAATCAATAAGGATTTAAATTAATCATTGCCAACAATATGGCTAAACGAATTAGCCAGGAGGTAAA contains:
- a CDS encoding DNA polymerase IV, producing the protein MIQVKSNLSTIIFHIDMNSYFASVEQQANPFLRGKAVGVCAYLSPNGCIIASSTEAKAKGIKTGFRVKDALKLVPGLVLLENEPAKYRSTTEKIFRILAEYSDALEPYSIDEAFLDLSGWVKNYEQAEKVALEVRARIKDEVGEWLKCSIGISWTKFLAKFAGDIAPKNSLLVIDKNNLDSILAGRNLQDAWGINNAMERRLKAIGINDLGQLKNYDPIKIKRELGSCGYYLWANVNGHEISRVHPEDAPPKSIGHSYCLPRQTTDKKYLLKIIHKLCEKTGRRLRALGLEAQKINFYAGYIYDGGLHKLITPGDKIYITEEIFNPIHDFVMKTEILLPVRMLAVSVFRLSPISGQANLFYDNLKPRSVSRAMDKLNDKYGEYTIVRGTMFDSGDLARDRIGFRKSISVKRGEE
- a CDS encoding DpnII family type II restriction endonuclease, which translates into the protein MHSIKDDVSLLKRITKRYFSKRVLNEIAPEEWVQAILDSNASRKKGKCGENKLIYILEKEGFKEVFSWDDFLANNYCAVKFSSKFSLKNVRKNLNVKIRTKKQNKRLDLVIKAKDKIFICEAKHLNTSGGGQDKQISELIEIIGLKERDKASYISFLDGKYSNILLGGNGSGDKITTQRKQIKKFLKMNAYNYWVNTAGFKELIADLK